A region from the Sutcliffiella horikoshii genome encodes:
- a CDS encoding sterol desaturase family protein encodes MKGYYREFLLFPDITILLILIVASIGFQVWTGLTWGVLAVFAFGMLTFMFSEYLTHRFVFHLKPPKNPFLLKMLKRLHYDHHTDPNDLHLLFLPLWYSLPNLSVLAIIFYLIAGSWGLTLAFASGLMMMLFLYEWKHYVAHRPIKPRTRFGKWVKKTHILHHFKNENFWYGVSTPFVDVLFGTLKNEKDVETSKTAKDLEKRV; translated from the coding sequence ATGAAGGGGTATTACAGGGAGTTCTTATTGTTTCCGGACATCACCATTTTATTGATACTGATTGTGGCAAGCATTGGCTTTCAAGTTTGGACCGGGTTGACGTGGGGAGTGCTGGCGGTGTTTGCATTTGGGATGCTGACTTTCATGTTCAGCGAGTATCTCACCCACCGTTTTGTGTTTCACCTGAAGCCGCCCAAAAATCCATTTTTATTAAAAATGTTAAAGCGTCTTCATTATGACCACCATACGGATCCAAATGATTTGCATTTACTATTTTTACCGCTATGGTATAGCCTGCCGAATCTGTCGGTGCTTGCTATTATCTTCTATTTAATTGCGGGCAGCTGGGGATTAACGCTTGCATTTGCTAGTGGGTTGATGATGATGCTCTTTCTTTATGAGTGGAAGCACTATGTTGCGCACCGTCCGATTAAGCCTCGTACGAGATTTGGGAAATGGGTGAAGAAGACACATATTCTTCATCACTTTAAAAACGAGAATTTTTGGTATGGGGTATCCACTCCATTTGTGGATGTACTGTTTGGAACATTAAAAAATGAGAAGGACGTGGAAACAAGCAAGACCGCGAAGGATTTAGAGAAGCGAGTGTGA